In Pseudomonas sp. MM213, a genomic segment contains:
- a CDS encoding putative 2-dehydropantoate 2-reductase, with product MSTTWHVLGAGSLGTLWATRLARAGVPVRLIVRDAPRLQAYQAAGGLTLVEHGEATTYAIPGETTDSDEPINRLLVACKAYDAEQAVARLAPRLTSGAELILLQNGLGSQDAVAAQVPQARCIFASSTEGAYRDGDWRVVFAGHGYTWLGDAGHPVAPIWLDDVSAAGIPHEWSTDILTRLWRKLALNCAINPLTVLHDCRNGGLQDHHCEVATLCGELTELLERCGQPAAAENLQPEVERVIHATAANFSSMYQDVANQRRTEISYLLGYVCKVASRHQLNLPHLNQLESRLIAHLHSLGLPSD from the coding sequence ATGTCCACCACCTGGCATGTTCTGGGCGCCGGCAGCCTCGGCACTTTATGGGCCACGCGTCTGGCGCGGGCCGGGGTGCCGGTCCGGCTGATCGTGCGGGATGCGCCGCGCTTGCAGGCTTATCAGGCTGCGGGCGGCTTGACGCTGGTGGAGCACGGCGAAGCAACAACGTATGCCATCCCCGGCGAAACTACCGACAGCGATGAGCCGATCAACCGCCTGCTGGTGGCCTGCAAAGCCTACGATGCCGAGCAAGCCGTGGCCCGACTGGCGCCGCGCCTCACGTCCGGCGCCGAATTGATCCTGTTGCAGAACGGCCTTGGCAGTCAGGACGCCGTTGCGGCGCAGGTGCCTCAGGCGCGCTGCATTTTTGCTTCGAGCACCGAAGGCGCGTATCGCGACGGTGACTGGCGCGTGGTATTCGCCGGTCACGGTTACACCTGGCTGGGGGATGCCGGTCATCCCGTGGCGCCGATCTGGCTGGATGACGTGAGCGCCGCCGGGATTCCCCACGAGTGGAGCACCGACATTCTGACCCGGCTTTGGCGGAAACTGGCACTCAACTGCGCGATCAATCCACTGACGGTGTTACACGATTGCCGCAATGGCGGCTTGCAGGACCATCATTGTGAAGTCGCGACCCTCTGCGGCGAACTGACCGAGCTGCTTGAACGCTGTGGCCAACCGGCCGCCGCCGAAAACCTCCAGCCGGAAGTGGAACGGGTGATTCACGCCACTGCAGCCAATTTCTCGTCGATGTATCAGGACGTTGCGAATCAACGCCGTACCGAAATCAGCTACCTGTTGGGCTATGTGTGCAAAGTGGCTTCGCGGCACCAACTGAACCTGCCGCACCTCAATCAGCTTGAATCACGGTTGATCGCCCATCTGCACAGCCTTGGATTGCCCAGCGACTGA
- a CDS encoding YajQ family cyclic di-GMP-binding protein, whose product MPSFDVVSELDKHEVTNAVENAVKELDRRYDLKGKGTFEFKEKDLTVNLTAEADFQLEAMIEILKLALVKRKIDVQCLEVKDAYASGKLMKQEAVLKEGIDKELAKKIVAHVKDAKLKVQAAIQGEQVRITGKKRDDLQEAIAALRAKTFDMPLQFNNFRD is encoded by the coding sequence ATGCCGTCGTTCGACGTGGTATCCGAACTGGACAAACACGAAGTCACCAACGCGGTCGAGAACGCCGTCAAGGAACTCGATCGTCGTTATGACCTGAAAGGCAAGGGCACCTTCGAGTTCAAGGAAAAGGACCTGACCGTCAACCTGACCGCTGAAGCCGATTTCCAGCTCGAAGCAATGATTGAGATCCTCAAGCTGGCGCTGGTCAAGCGCAAGATCGACGTGCAGTGCCTTGAAGTCAAGGATGCCTATGCGTCGGGCAAGCTGATGAAGCAGGAAGCCGTTCTCAAGGAAGGCATCGACAAAGAGCTGGCGAAGAAAATCGTCGCTCACGTCAAGGACGCCAAGCTCAAGGTGCAGGCCGCCATTCAGGGCGAGCAAGTGCGCATTACCGGCAAGAAACGTGACGATCTGCAGGAAGCCATCGCAGCCCTGCGCGCCAAGACATTCGACATGCCGTTGCAGTTCAACAACTTCCGCGACTGA
- a CDS encoding glutathione S-transferase family protein, with protein MSLHLIIGDKLHSSWSLRGALALDLAGAPYTEELIKLNQPDTREQLLKHSPTAKVPLLKTEHGTIADSLAIAEYLAEQFPDAGLWPKDVAARAQARSACAQMHAGFFAMRGNMPFDLSRDAPLSPVPADVQADIERMLALWAECRAAATETGPYLFGRATLADAFFAPIAVRLRTYQVKLPVADEAYVETIYQWPAFKAWQKAGLEEVGQ; from the coding sequence ATGAGCCTCCACCTGATCATCGGCGACAAATTGCATTCCTCCTGGTCCCTGCGCGGCGCCCTGGCCCTTGACCTGGCCGGTGCCCCGTACACCGAAGAATTGATCAAACTGAACCAGCCGGACACTCGCGAGCAGTTGCTCAAGCATTCGCCGACCGCCAAAGTCCCGTTGCTGAAAACCGAGCACGGCACCATCGCCGATTCCCTGGCGATTGCCGAGTACCTGGCCGAACAATTCCCTGATGCCGGCCTCTGGCCCAAAGACGTCGCGGCCCGCGCCCAGGCACGTTCGGCCTGTGCACAGATGCACGCCGGCTTCTTCGCCATGCGCGGCAACATGCCGTTTGACCTGAGTCGCGACGCACCTTTGTCGCCGGTCCCGGCTGACGTCCAGGCGGACATCGAACGCATGCTGGCGTTGTGGGCCGAGTGCCGCGCAGCCGCGACCGAAACCGGTCCATACCTGTTTGGCCGCGCGACCCTGGCCGATGCCTTCTTCGCACCCATTGCCGTGCGCCTTCGCACCTACCAGGTGAAATTGCCGGTGGCGGACGAGGCCTACGTCGAAACGATCTACCAATGGCCAGCCTTCAAGGCCTGGCAAAAGGCGGGTCTGGAGGAGGTCGGGCAGTGA
- a CDS encoding OprD family porin: MRVMKWSMIALAVAAAASTQVATAAPFVSDQAEAKGFVEDSSLNLLVRNYYFNRDNKDGARDVKDWTQGLWGTYNSGYTQGTVGVGVDAFGYLAIKLDGGDGTSGSGNMSRSDTVNANGGRNVNDSQGKAGAAIKFRVSKTELKIGDMSPSTAPVFAVGGSRILPQVASGIQLQSSEVKDLDLEAGHFYSGSSQDKNSRDGDLFANYAGVKAKSMDYFGGKYGITDNLSASLYGAQLEDIWNQYYANVNLTTPFGGDTSLNTDFNIYRTTDTGDSKAGDISNTAFSLATALSFLKAHTITLAFQKVNGDTPFDYVGIGKNNRGGDSIFLANSIQYSDFNAPGEKSAQIRYDLKMAEYGVPGLSFMTRYVKGWDIDGTNTPAGSAYTGLYGEDGKHNETNFEAKYVVQSGPAKDLSVRFRQAWHFANADEGEGDVKEFRVIVDYPLSIL, translated from the coding sequence ATGCGCGTGATGAAGTGGAGCATGATCGCACTGGCAGTTGCAGCAGCAGCCAGTACTCAAGTGGCTACGGCCGCACCTTTCGTAAGTGACCAGGCTGAAGCCAAAGGTTTTGTTGAAGACAGCTCGTTGAACTTGCTGGTTCGCAACTACTACTTCAACCGTGACAACAAAGACGGCGCCCGCGACGTCAAAGACTGGACCCAAGGTCTCTGGGGCACCTACAACTCCGGCTACACCCAAGGTACTGTCGGCGTTGGTGTTGATGCATTCGGTTACCTGGCCATCAAACTGGATGGCGGCGATGGCACTTCCGGTTCGGGCAACATGAGCCGTAGCGACACCGTTAACGCCAACGGTGGCCGCAACGTCAACGACAGCCAGGGTAAAGCAGGCGCGGCCATTAAATTCCGCGTTTCCAAAACCGAGCTGAAAATCGGCGACATGTCGCCAAGCACTGCTCCAGTGTTTGCTGTTGGCGGTTCCCGTATCCTTCCTCAAGTTGCCAGCGGTATCCAACTGCAGAGCAGCGAAGTCAAAGACCTTGACCTCGAAGCCGGCCACTTCTACTCGGGTTCCAGCCAGGACAAAAACTCCCGCGACGGCGACCTGTTTGCAAACTATGCTGGCGTGAAAGCCAAAAGCATGGACTACTTCGGTGGCAAGTACGGCATTACCGACAACCTGTCCGCATCGCTGTATGGCGCCCAGCTGGAAGACATCTGGAACCAGTACTACGCCAACGTGAACCTCACCACTCCATTTGGTGGTGACACGTCGCTGAACACTGACTTCAACATCTATCGCACCACCGATACCGGTGATTCGAAAGCTGGTGACATCAGCAACACCGCATTCTCGCTGGCAACTGCTCTCTCGTTCCTGAAAGCGCACACCATCACCCTGGCCTTCCAAAAGGTTAATGGCGATACCCCGTTCGACTACGTCGGTATCGGCAAGAACAACCGCGGTGGCGACTCGATCTTCCTCGCCAACTCCATCCAGTACTCTGACTTCAACGCCCCTGGCGAGAAGTCTGCCCAGATCCGTTACGATCTGAAAATGGCTGAGTACGGCGTTCCAGGTCTGAGCTTCATGACCCGTTACGTGAAAGGTTGGGACATCGACGGTACCAACACCCCAGCAGGCAGCGCTTACACCGGCCTGTACGGTGAAGATGGCAAGCACAACGAAACCAACTTCGAAGCCAAGTACGTTGTTCAGTCTGGCCCGGCAAAAGATCTGTCCGTTCGCTTCCGTCAAGCTTGGCACTTTGCTAACGCCGACGAAGGTGAAGGCGACGTGAAAGAGTTCCGTGTGATCGTCGACTACCCACTGTCGATTTTGTAA
- a CDS encoding SlyX family protein — MSLEERVTDLESQLAFQDDTIQALSDVLATQQRAVERLQLQMAALLKRQEEMAGQFETFEEEAPPPHY, encoded by the coding sequence ATGAGCCTGGAAGAACGCGTTACCGATCTGGAGAGCCAGCTGGCCTTTCAGGATGACACCATCCAGGCATTGAGCGATGTGCTGGCGACGCAGCAGCGTGCCGTAGAGCGTCTGCAACTGCAAATGGCAGCCTTGCTCAAGCGCCAGGAGGAAATGGCCGGCCAGTTCGAAACGTTCGAAGAAGAAGCGCCACCGCCGCATTACTGA
- a CDS encoding Nudix family hydrolase → MKRVHVAAAVIRDSSGKILIARRADTQHQGGLWEFPGGKVEADESVETALARELHEELGIVVNAARPLIKVRHDYPDKQVLLDVWEVSDFSGEPHGAEGQPLEWVAPRDLPGYEFPAANQPIVAAARLPAAYLITPEDLETPALLRGIQKAIANGIKLIQLRAPNGYDPKYRDLAVDAAGLCAGKAQLMIKGPFEWLGDFPSAGWHITSAQLRKYAAAGRPLPASRWLAASCHNAEELALAEQMGVDFVTLSPVQPTLTHPGAQPLGWDQAATLIEGFSKPVFLLGGVGPAQVDQAWAAGAQGVAGIRAFWPDSLV, encoded by the coding sequence GTGAAACGAGTACACGTAGCCGCCGCGGTTATCCGCGATAGCAGCGGCAAGATCCTTATCGCCCGGCGCGCCGACACTCAGCATCAGGGCGGTCTTTGGGAGTTCCCGGGTGGCAAGGTCGAGGCCGACGAATCCGTGGAAACTGCGCTGGCCCGTGAGCTTCATGAAGAGCTGGGAATTGTGGTCAATGCAGCTCGACCGCTGATCAAGGTCCGTCATGACTACCCGGACAAACAAGTATTGCTGGATGTCTGGGAGGTCTCGGACTTTTCCGGCGAACCTCACGGTGCCGAAGGCCAGCCTTTGGAATGGGTGGCGCCGCGTGATCTGCCGGGCTATGAGTTTCCGGCCGCCAACCAGCCAATCGTTGCGGCGGCACGGTTGCCTGCGGCTTACCTGATTACGCCTGAAGATCTGGAAACCCCTGCGCTGCTGCGCGGTATTCAGAAAGCCATCGCCAACGGCATCAAGTTGATCCAGCTGCGGGCGCCCAACGGCTACGACCCGAAATACCGTGATTTGGCGGTGGACGCGGCCGGGCTGTGTGCCGGCAAGGCGCAGTTGATGATCAAGGGACCGTTCGAATGGTTGGGCGATTTTCCGTCGGCCGGTTGGCACATCACCTCGGCACAGCTGCGCAAATACGCAGCGGCCGGTCGTCCGCTACCGGCGTCGCGCTGGTTGGCGGCGTCCTGCCATAACGCCGAGGAGCTGGCGCTGGCCGAGCAGATGGGTGTGGACTTTGTGACCCTGTCGCCGGTGCAGCCGACCCTGACGCATCCGGGGGCTCAGCCGCTGGGTTGGGATCAGGCTGCAACGTTGATCGAAGGTTTCAGCAAGCCGGTGTTCTTGCTCGGCGGTGTTGGGCCGGCGCAAGTTGATCAGGCTTGGGCGGCAGGCGCCCAGGGTGTGGCGGGGATTCGGGCGTTCTGGCCGGATTCTTTGGTGTAG
- the argJ gene encoding bifunctional glutamate N-acetyltransferase/amino-acid acetyltransferase ArgJ, producing the protein MAVGLGPLPTLHPVAGFELGIASAGIKRPGRKDVVVMRCAEGSTVAGVFTLNAFCAAPVILAKQRVQGPVRYLLTNTGNANAGTGEPGLAAAERTCAKLAELTGVDASLVLPYSTGVIGEPLPVEKIEGALQAALDDLSVNNWEAAATGIMTTDTLPKGASRQFQHDGVTITVTGISKGAGMIRPNMATMLGYIATDAKVSRDVLQNLLLDGANKSFNRITIDGDTSTNDCCMLIATGQAALPEITSASGELFAKLKQAVFEVCMDVAQAIVRDGEGATKFVTVEVNGGGNHQECLDVGYTVAHSPLIKTALFASDPNWGRILAAVGRAGVPNLDVSKIDVFLGEVCIASRGARASTYTEAQGAAVMQQEEITIRIELGRGDCSETIWTTDLSHEYVKINAEYRT; encoded by the coding sequence ATGGCTGTTGGTCTTGGTCCTTTGCCAACGTTGCACCCGGTTGCCGGTTTTGAACTCGGTATCGCCTCGGCCGGCATCAAGCGTCCTGGACGCAAGGATGTCGTGGTCATGCGCTGCGCCGAAGGCTCCACCGTGGCGGGCGTGTTCACCCTGAACGCCTTTTGCGCCGCTCCGGTGATCCTGGCCAAGCAGCGTGTGCAAGGTCCGGTGCGTTACCTGCTGACCAACACCGGCAACGCCAACGCCGGCACCGGCGAACCGGGTCTGGCGGCCGCCGAGCGCACCTGCGCGAAACTGGCTGAACTGACCGGCGTCGATGCCAGCCTGGTGCTGCCGTACTCCACCGGTGTGATCGGCGAACCGCTGCCGGTCGAGAAAATCGAAGGCGCGCTGCAAGCCGCTCTCGACGACCTGTCGGTGAACAACTGGGAAGCTGCCGCCACCGGCATCATGACCACCGATACCCTGCCGAAGGGCGCCAGCCGCCAGTTCCAGCATGACGGCGTGACCATCACCGTTACCGGCATCAGCAAAGGTGCGGGCATGATCCGCCCGAACATGGCGACCATGCTCGGCTACATCGCCACCGACGCCAAAGTCTCCCGCGACGTGCTGCAAAACCTGTTGCTGGACGGTGCCAACAAGTCGTTCAACCGCATCACCATCGACGGCGACACCTCGACCAACGACTGCTGCATGCTGATCGCCACCGGTCAGGCGGCACTGCCGGAAATCACCTCCGCCAGTGGTGAACTGTTCGCCAAGCTGAAACAGGCTGTGTTCGAAGTGTGCATGGACGTGGCCCAGGCCATCGTGCGTGACGGCGAAGGCGCAACCAAGTTTGTCACCGTTGAAGTCAACGGCGGCGGCAATCACCAGGAATGCCTGGACGTCGGCTACACCGTGGCGCACTCGCCGCTGATCAAGACCGCGCTGTTCGCATCCGACCCGAACTGGGGCCGCATCCTGGCTGCCGTTGGCCGTGCCGGTGTACCTAACCTGGACGTGAGCAAGATCGACGTGTTCCTCGGCGAAGTCTGCATCGCCAGCCGTGGCGCCCGCGCATCGACCTACACCGAAGCCCAGGGCGCAGCGGTGATGCAGCAGGAAGAAATCACCATCCGTATCGAACTGGGTCGCGGCGATTGCAGCGAAACCATCTGGACCACGGACCTGTCCCACGAATACGTGAAGATCAACGCCGAGTACCGTACGTAA
- a CDS encoding HIT domain-containing protein → MFALDPRLQQDTLPIGDFPLSRLLLSNDSNYPWFILVPRRDDISEIFQLDVADQVQLWKETTALAEMLKDSFDTDKLNVAALGNVVSQLHMHVIVRKREDAAWPAPVWGKHPAKPYSAEQIAVIRERLRLVLTDDFTFLEG, encoded by the coding sequence GTGTTCGCTTTAGATCCACGACTTCAACAAGACACGTTACCGATCGGGGATTTCCCGCTCAGCCGGTTGCTGTTGTCCAATGATTCGAACTACCCGTGGTTCATCCTGGTACCTCGTCGCGACGATATCAGCGAGATATTTCAGTTGGATGTCGCTGATCAGGTGCAACTCTGGAAGGAAACGACTGCGCTGGCGGAAATGCTCAAGGACTCGTTCGACACGGACAAATTGAACGTCGCGGCCCTGGGTAACGTCGTCAGTCAGTTACACATGCATGTGATTGTGCGCAAGCGTGAGGATGCCGCCTGGCCAGCCCCGGTCTGGGGCAAGCACCCGGCGAAGCCTTACAGTGCAGAGCAGATCGCGGTGATTCGCGAACGGCTGCGTCTGGTGTTGACCGATGACTTTACGTTTCTGGAGGGTTGA
- a CDS encoding mechanosensitive ion channel family protein has translation MDLNAEVDNLVKASQAWIPMIMEYGSRVLLAIITLAIGWWLINKVTQKLGGLIALRNADLALQGFISSLANIILKILLVVSVASMIGVETTSFVAAIGAAGLAIGLALQGSLANFAGGVLILLFRPFRIGDWIEAQGVAGTVDSIQIFHTVLRTGDNKTIIVPNGNLSNGIITNTNRQPTRKVVFDVGVDYEADLQKAREVLLDLAKDERILAEPAPQAVISTLGDSSITVSLRVWVKTADYWDVMFMFNEQSRDRLKTAGIDIPFPQRVIRVVQESAVQ, from the coding sequence ATGGACTTGAATGCTGAAGTGGACAACCTGGTCAAGGCGTCCCAAGCCTGGATTCCGATGATCATGGAATACGGCAGCCGGGTGCTGCTGGCGATCATCACCCTGGCCATCGGCTGGTGGTTGATCAACAAAGTGACGCAGAAACTGGGCGGCCTGATCGCGTTGCGTAACGCTGACCTGGCGCTGCAAGGCTTCATCAGCAGCCTGGCGAACATTATTCTGAAGATCTTGCTGGTCGTCAGCGTGGCGTCGATGATTGGTGTCGAAACCACCTCCTTCGTTGCTGCAATCGGTGCGGCCGGTCTGGCCATCGGTCTGGCGTTGCAGGGCAGCCTGGCGAACTTCGCCGGTGGCGTGCTGATTCTGTTGTTCCGTCCGTTCCGTATTGGTGACTGGATCGAAGCTCAAGGTGTTGCCGGTACGGTCGACAGCATTCAGATTTTCCACACCGTACTGCGCACTGGCGATAACAAGACCATCATCGTCCCGAACGGCAACTTGTCGAACGGCATTATCACCAACACTAACCGTCAACCCACCCGCAAGGTTGTGTTTGATGTGGGCGTGGATTACGAAGCGGACTTGCAGAAAGCCCGTGAAGTATTGCTGGACCTGGCCAAGGATGAACGCATCCTGGCTGAGCCGGCTCCGCAAGCTGTCATTTCTACCCTGGGCGACAGTTCGATCACTGTTTCCCTGCGAGTGTGGGTGAAGACGGCGGATTATTGGGATGTGATGTTCATGTTTAACGAACAGTCCCGTGACCGGTTGAAAACGGCCGGTATCGATATCCCGTTTCCACAGCGGGTGATTCGTGTGGTGCAGGAATCTGCGGTGCAGTAA
- a CDS encoding sensor histidine kinase: MPLRQRLENLPVGQKLLAALLVLLTTVLLVANLTFISAAYYISQESMAPQALQTIGRLVSNPSLVAEALQSPQNAERLLNELNSYSPLRAAALYDGKGERLAQLQRGDHLGLPARYRHIESWQATEFRSNQVITLPRPGTAPGHLLLVASSELPMAFYTGTLTASLGILIFSVLLWLVIARQIKRLITRPIHQLEELSRQVTREENYALRASRGNHDEIGSLAEAFNTMLSRIEAREQQLKRARDESQAAYDQAQGLAEETRHTNRKLELEVQVRSKIEKKLTGFQNYLNSIIDSMPSALIALDEQLYVTQWNQEASALSGTRLDEALNQPIFLAFEPLKPFLPQLKQTVEQHTVAKIERVTWLKDDEPKHYALTFYPLMGGAGRGVVIRIDDITQRLSLEEMMVQSEKMLSVGGLAAGMAHEINNPLGAILHNVQNIRRRLSPDLPKNLEQAEQVGVELDTVNEYLKVREVPQLLDGIQQAGARAAKIVTHMLSFSRRSTRQMAPCDLPALIDQAVEIAGNDFDLAIGFDFKGQAIIRQFDPALGPVPGTANELEQVLLNLLKNAAQAIHQREDGCEPGRIILRTRLNPPWAEIQVEDNGIGMSESVRKRTFEPFFTTKEIGQGTGLGLSVSYFIITNNHKGQMEVQSTLGQGTCFTLRLPLTSTPLVSQELNQLSR; the protein is encoded by the coding sequence ATGCCATTGCGCCAGCGCCTTGAAAACCTTCCCGTCGGCCAGAAACTGCTGGCCGCCCTGCTGGTGCTGTTGACCACCGTTTTGCTGGTCGCCAACCTGACCTTTATCAGCGCCGCGTACTATATTTCCCAGGAAAGCATGGCGCCCCAGGCCTTGCAGACCATCGGCCGACTGGTGTCCAACCCGAGCCTGGTGGCTGAAGCGCTGCAGTCACCACAAAATGCCGAGCGACTGCTCAATGAGCTCAACAGCTATTCACCGCTGCGCGCGGCAGCCCTGTATGACGGCAAGGGCGAAAGGCTGGCGCAGTTGCAACGTGGCGATCATTTGGGCCTGCCAGCGCGTTACCGCCACATCGAATCCTGGCAAGCCACCGAATTTCGCAGCAACCAAGTGATCACCCTGCCCCGCCCCGGCACCGCGCCCGGCCATCTGCTGCTGGTCGCCAGCAGCGAACTGCCGATGGCCTTCTACACCGGGACCCTGACGGCCAGCCTCGGCATTCTGATCTTCAGCGTGCTGTTATGGCTGGTGATCGCCCGGCAGATCAAACGCCTGATTACCCGGCCGATCCATCAACTCGAAGAGCTGTCCCGGCAAGTGACCCGAGAGGAGAACTACGCCCTGCGCGCCTCACGCGGCAACCATGACGAAATCGGCAGCCTGGCCGAGGCGTTCAACACCATGCTCTCGCGCATCGAGGCACGGGAGCAGCAACTCAAACGGGCACGGGACGAATCCCAGGCCGCTTACGATCAGGCCCAGGGCCTGGCCGAAGAAACCCGCCACACCAACCGCAAACTGGAACTCGAAGTCCAGGTGCGCAGCAAGATCGAGAAGAAACTCACCGGGTTCCAGAATTACCTCAACAGCATCATCGACTCCATGCCGTCGGCGCTGATCGCCCTCGACGAGCAGCTCTACGTGACGCAGTGGAATCAGGAGGCCAGCGCCCTCTCCGGCACACGCCTGGATGAAGCGCTGAATCAGCCGATCTTTCTTGCGTTCGAACCGCTCAAACCGTTTCTGCCGCAGCTCAAGCAAACCGTCGAGCAGCACACGGTGGCGAAGATCGAGCGCGTGACCTGGCTCAAGGACGATGAACCCAAGCATTACGCCCTGACCTTTTACCCACTGATGGGCGGTGCCGGTCGTGGTGTGGTGATCCGCATCGACGACATCACCCAGCGCCTGTCGCTGGAGGAAATGATGGTGCAGTCGGAAAAAATGCTCTCGGTTGGCGGCCTCGCCGCCGGCATGGCCCACGAAATCAACAACCCGCTTGGCGCGATCCTGCACAACGTGCAGAACATTCGTCGACGCCTGTCCCCGGACTTGCCAAAAAACCTCGAACAGGCCGAACAAGTCGGCGTTGAGCTGGATACGGTCAACGAGTACCTGAAAGTACGTGAGGTGCCGCAGCTGCTCGACGGCATTCAACAGGCGGGCGCCCGGGCGGCGAAAATCGTCACCCACATGCTCAGCTTCAGCCGCCGCAGCACCCGGCAAATGGCGCCGTGCGATTTGCCGGCGCTGATCGATCAAGCCGTGGAAATCGCCGGCAACGACTTTGACCTGGCGATTGGCTTTGACTTCAAGGGTCAGGCGATCATTCGTCAGTTCGACCCCGCTCTGGGCCCCGTGCCCGGCACCGCCAACGAACTTGAGCAAGTGCTGCTCAACCTGCTGAAAAACGCCGCGCAAGCCATTCACCAGCGCGAGGACGGCTGCGAGCCGGGACGGATCATCCTGCGGACCCGACTCAATCCGCCATGGGCGGAAATCCAGGTCGAGGACAATGGCATCGGCATGAGCGAGAGCGTGCGCAAACGCACCTTCGAACCCTTCTTCACCACCAAGGAAATCGGTCAGGGCACCGGGCTTGGCTTGTCGGTTTCGTATTTCATCATCACCAACAACCACAAGGGTCAGATGGAAGTGCAATCGACCCTGGGCCAGGGCACGTGTTTCACCTTGCGCCTGCCGTTGACGAGCACCCCGCTCGTTTCTCAAGAACTCAATCAGCTTTCGAGGTAA
- a CDS encoding cob(I)yrinic acid a,c-diamide adenosyltransferase — translation MGFRLSKIYTRTGDKGETGLGDGRRVPKDHPRIEAIGEVDSLNSQVGVLLAGLEAEREKFPGLNEVIEVLAPCQHRLFDLGGELAMPEYQALNAAEIERLETAIDVWNEELGPLEHFILPGGSALIAQAHVCRSLARSAERRCQHLNALEPLAGVGLAYINRLSDLLFVVARVIARRQGIAEILWQPAAKPGI, via the coding sequence ATGGGCTTTCGCTTGTCGAAGATCTACACCCGCACCGGCGACAAAGGCGAAACCGGGCTGGGCGACGGCCGCCGCGTGCCCAAGGACCACCCGCGGATCGAAGCCATTGGCGAAGTCGATTCATTGAACAGCCAGGTCGGCGTGCTGTTGGCCGGGCTCGAAGCGGAACGTGAAAAGTTTCCCGGATTAAACGAAGTGATCGAGGTATTGGCGCCTTGCCAGCATCGGTTGTTCGATCTCGGTGGCGAACTGGCCATGCCGGAATATCAGGCGTTGAATGCGGCAGAAATCGAACGCCTGGAAACGGCGATCGATGTGTGGAATGAAGAGCTGGGGCCCTTGGAGCATTTCATTCTGCCGGGCGGTTCGGCGCTGATTGCGCAAGCACATGTGTGCCGAAGCCTGGCGCGCAGTGCCGAGCGCCGGTGTCAGCATTTGAATGCGCTTGAACCGTTGGCCGGGGTTGGCCTGGCGTACATCAATCGGTTGTCGGATCTGTTGTTTGTGGTGGCGCGGGTGATTGCCAGGCGTCAGGGGATTGCGGAGATTTTGTGGCAGCCTGCTGCGAAACCCGGGATTTAA